Proteins from a genomic interval of Hornefia porci:
- a CDS encoding GntR family transcriptional regulator, with protein MEKYKSLKDHVYDYIAEQILEGNLEPEDKINEAAICEELNISRTPVREALIQLASEGVLHNRARKGFVVRALSEREVKELYVVIGLLDGYAAKSACGQLTEKDLANMSFYVESMDVAIKAANFEMYHMQQTAFHNVYTQKCGNDTLIEQLEKMKSKLLKKSYVDDPEGKTREILLQTNREHRALLELFKRQAGDELFDYLMKVHWNPENAAYDVSK; from the coding sequence ATGGAGAAATACAAATCTCTGAAGGACCATGTCTACGATTATATTGCGGAGCAGATCCTGGAGGGGAATCTTGAGCCGGAGGACAAGATTAACGAAGCTGCAATCTGTGAAGAACTGAATATCAGCCGGACGCCGGTGCGGGAGGCTCTGATTCAGCTCGCCTCGGAAGGCGTTCTGCACAACCGGGCCAGAAAGGGCTTCGTGGTGCGGGCGCTGTCGGAGAGGGAGGTGAAGGAGCTCTACGTGGTAATTGGCCTTCTGGACGGGTACGCCGCGAAAAGCGCCTGCGGGCAGCTGACGGAAAAGGATCTCGCCAATATGTCCTTCTATGTGGAAAGCATGGATGTGGCGATTAAGGCGGCGAACTTTGAAATGTATCACATGCAGCAGACGGCGTTTCACAATGTGTACACGCAGAAATGCGGAAATGATACACTGATTGAGCAGCTTGAGAAGATGAAAAGCAAACTGCTGAAGAAGAGCTATGTGGACGATCCGGAAGGAAAGACAAGGGAGATCCTGCTGCAGACAAATCGAGAACACAGGGCGTTGCTGGAACTGTTTAAGAGGCAGGCCGGTGATGAATTGTTCGATTATCTTATGAAGGTTCACTGGAACCCGGAAAACGCGGCCTACGATGTCAGCAAATAG
- a CDS encoding dimethylarginine dimethylaminohydrolase family protein: MKKFNHVIVRRPCRALVEGITSGLYPGKPDYEKALRQHDDYISALSRCGVDITILPPDERYPDSVFVEDPALITSKCAIITNPGAPSRNGEKEEIIDAVRKFFPEDKIEHITAPGTLEGGDVMMVGDHFYVGRSARTNEEGIRQLTEILAKYGMTCSEVKLEEVLHLKTGVNYLEDNNMLVSGEFVNKPDFEKYNKTEIPEDEAYAANCIWVNDTVIVPEGYPTVLKKVQDLGYKTLTVDTSEFRKLDGGLSCMSLRF, translated from the coding sequence ATGAAGAAGTTCAATCATGTTATCGTAAGAAGACCCTGCAGAGCTCTGGTGGAGGGCATCACCAGCGGACTGTATCCGGGCAAACCGGATTATGAAAAGGCTCTGCGCCAGCACGACGACTACATCAGCGCGCTCAGCAGATGCGGCGTGGACATCACCATTCTTCCACCGGACGAGAGATATCCGGACTCCGTATTCGTCGAGGATCCGGCTCTGATCACCAGCAAGTGCGCGATCATTACTAATCCGGGCGCACCCTCCAGAAACGGGGAAAAGGAAGAAATCATCGACGCGGTGCGCAAGTTCTTCCCGGAGGACAAAATTGAGCACATCACTGCACCGGGAACCCTGGAAGGCGGCGACGTCATGATGGTCGGCGACCACTTCTACGTCGGAAGATCCGCCAGAACCAACGAAGAAGGCATCCGTCAGCTGACTGAAATCCTGGCGAAATACGGCATGACCTGCAGCGAGGTCAAGCTGGAGGAGGTTCTTCACCTGAAGACCGGCGTAAACTATCTGGAAGACAACAACATGCTGGTTTCGGGAGAATTCGTCAACAAACCTGACTTCGAAAAATACAACAAGACCGAAATCCCCGAGGACGAGGCCTATGCGGCGAACTGCATCTGGGTCAACGATACCGTCATCGTGCCGGAGGGCTATCCCACCGTACTGAAGAAGGTGCAGGACCTGGGTTACAAAACTCTAACCGTCGACACCTCCGAATTCAGAAAGCTGGACGGCGGACTCTCCTGCATGTCCCTGCGGTTCTGA
- a CDS encoding LPXTG cell wall anchor domain-containing protein: protein MNHHHKGKNRRLVRYAAILAAAVLTGALSVTCAFAAIAPAGSDGDAGKIWIGENREQTYETLDKAVAAAGEGDVIHLQGNFREDGAAAKGAAVNKAVTLDVAENAVINGDGTANGITLSNGAKLRCSGGASLTMSGFKTALTVGAGSIVQDGKYVLDGNEIGFALSGTGKLQGSGRSALTVSAKNSSGRAFSYDSASRFIGCTVDVQANKELSEQYNALHLENASLTTKGVWYYFNPQGDTVLLSLDHSDFYAYKATGASAYKQTMSIFGPSEIKNGSVLTSDGSRITNTGAMKVTDSEVVFKNSYAGGLNINYGGTALFTNSTLTGVNMRSTPLYGAGLNDPKGQFIKFTGDSVVNTPAKDKTADNGGADSPAEYIVTGGSFRIAYDAGYNYDVTTPTNGEENGNERLTLFTLTDTSVTGLNPINKKGETYTYSVAKASDDQKKHVWVPAAKVTFRLNNGNASFADGTTKNKTAQTIRGYRLDDVTGNTRPGDPSDSDGSRFLGWFYRDSSGAEKAFVWDDKITEDRDVYAKWDMKTVVYHNGRGETFISPVSSDKEKTTVLGYDVITKQSSEFSVPGKQFRYWTKDAAGKTQAILPGSEVSFAQGEISCDLYAQYDDLQYQVSFSANGGQFSDTSVFKQNPDVFEIQKDANGGETAVLRNKATYGQTLHELLGSFDYNKLKPDAGAVKTGSLLADRNNWNSGEDGSGKSYRFDDYKLFGIFEMKGDNPEITGDTVYYLKWKDDPGVQTIEASGMNLPGDLWGRSQSTSSKTEVVCDGETFSLTGAVDISSVKEKMTYIENMFSEVQGDFASIGLTDPRSVFTAVLTMPEGVKIPDDPEVSAEGLGDCFVLGKTSVDGQKITVTFTLRGGLTDYQKLKDAVDSAGVESPLAQGKNTISLTVGGLGTDGGKTADEQKLTVTGTVNGNFSAVAKKNDELKRFRFSWSATQSDTGRDENATGKDTIQHTLLISKPMELILGGDILIGEDTEHEALHQVNAGDTVTYTGRLDVSSIKEQIQSLKDNYGGDADKITTDRVRSTFTAVLTMEDGLVLPENPTASLTDNDLFEIRSVEREGQRVTIVMGLKKEYTKFSDLYRDVTGVSDTLDMKVPGVKIPADTKGGTKLKVTGEVTGTFTGEAISEAGTLKAFNYRWKAEQTEEGRDFMIQDPDSKTIQYTISVVKKAPDKPDTPDKPDKPDKPNKPDKPTNPEKKKDEGGIGPLTGDQTSVLLWGGTALLAVLAAAGLILKRRRRS from the coding sequence TTGAATCATCATCACAAGGGAAAGAACCGGCGGCTTGTCAGGTACGCGGCGATACTTGCTGCGGCAGTACTGACCGGGGCGCTGTCGGTCACGTGTGCTTTTGCGGCCATTGCTCCGGCCGGAAGCGACGGCGACGCAGGAAAGATCTGGATCGGAGAAAACAGGGAGCAGACCTACGAAACGCTGGATAAGGCCGTTGCGGCCGCGGGAGAGGGCGACGTTATCCACCTTCAGGGGAATTTCCGGGAGGATGGAGCCGCGGCGAAGGGAGCGGCGGTCAACAAAGCCGTCACGCTTGATGTTGCAGAAAACGCCGTGATTAACGGAGACGGAACTGCGAACGGAATCACACTGTCCAACGGAGCGAAGCTCCGGTGCTCCGGCGGAGCATCTCTGACGATGAGCGGGTTTAAAACTGCGCTCACAGTCGGAGCCGGGAGCATCGTGCAGGATGGAAAATACGTGCTGGACGGAAACGAAATCGGGTTTGCTTTGTCCGGCACGGGAAAACTCCAGGGAAGCGGCAGAAGCGCATTGACGGTCTCCGCGAAGAACAGCAGCGGAAGGGCGTTCAGTTACGATTCGGCCTCGCGTTTCATCGGATGCACTGTAGATGTGCAGGCGAACAAAGAACTGAGCGAGCAGTATAATGCACTGCACCTGGAGAACGCGTCTCTGACGACAAAGGGCGTCTGGTATTATTTCAACCCGCAGGGAGACACCGTATTACTGTCGCTGGATCATTCTGATTTCTATGCGTATAAAGCCACCGGCGCCTCTGCGTATAAGCAGACGATGTCGATTTTCGGTCCCAGTGAGATTAAAAATGGGTCGGTGCTGACCTCGGACGGCTCCCGCATTACGAACACAGGAGCGATGAAGGTGACCGATTCTGAAGTGGTGTTTAAAAACAGCTACGCGGGCGGCCTGAACATCAACTACGGCGGAACTGCTTTGTTCACCAATTCCACGCTGACCGGCGTGAACATGAGAAGTACGCCGCTCTACGGCGCGGGACTGAACGATCCGAAGGGGCAGTTCATCAAGTTTACCGGGGACTCTGTCGTCAATACTCCGGCGAAGGACAAGACAGCAGACAACGGAGGCGCGGACAGTCCTGCGGAATATATCGTCACCGGAGGCTCCTTCAGAATTGCTTATGATGCAGGCTATAATTATGACGTGACGACGCCTACCAACGGTGAGGAAAACGGAAACGAGCGACTGACGCTGTTCACTCTGACCGACACGAGTGTCACCGGTCTGAATCCCATCAACAAAAAAGGCGAAACGTACACGTATTCCGTGGCGAAGGCGTCGGATGATCAAAAGAAGCACGTATGGGTGCCTGCCGCCAAAGTTACATTCCGGCTGAACAACGGAAACGCTTCCTTTGCCGACGGAACGACAAAGAATAAAACGGCGCAGACGATCCGGGGTTACCGGCTGGACGATGTCACCGGCAATACCCGGCCGGGCGATCCTTCGGACAGCGATGGGAGCAGATTCCTGGGCTGGTTCTATCGCGACAGCAGCGGCGCGGAAAAGGCGTTCGTCTGGGATGATAAAATCACAGAGGATCGGGATGTATACGCCAAGTGGGATATGAAGACTGTGGTCTATCACAACGGACGGGGCGAGACGTTTATTTCTCCGGTGAGCAGCGATAAGGAGAAGACGACGGTTCTGGGCTATGATGTTATCACAAAACAGAGTTCAGAGTTTTCCGTTCCCGGAAAACAGTTCCGCTACTGGACGAAGGACGCGGCCGGAAAGACACAGGCGATTCTGCCCGGTTCAGAGGTGAGCTTCGCTCAGGGGGAAATCAGCTGCGATCTGTATGCACAGTATGACGATCTGCAGTATCAGGTGAGCTTCTCGGCCAACGGCGGGCAGTTCTCAGACACGTCGGTGTTTAAGCAGAATCCGGATGTATTTGAGATTCAGAAGGATGCTAACGGTGGCGAGACGGCTGTGCTCCGGAACAAAGCGACCTATGGACAGACGCTTCACGAGCTGCTGGGCAGCTTCGACTACAATAAGCTGAAGCCGGACGCCGGGGCGGTGAAGACCGGTTCCCTTCTGGCAGACCGGAATAACTGGAATTCCGGCGAGGACGGCAGCGGAAAATCATATCGGTTCGACGACTACAAGCTGTTCGGGATCTTTGAGATGAAAGGGGATAATCCGGAAATCACGGGTGATACGGTGTATTATCTGAAATGGAAGGACGATCCCGGGGTGCAGACAATTGAAGCGTCCGGGATGAACCTTCCCGGCGATCTCTGGGGCAGGAGCCAGAGCACCAGCAGTAAAACGGAGGTCGTCTGCGACGGAGAAACCTTCAGCCTGACCGGAGCTGTGGATATTTCCTCTGTCAAGGAGAAGATGACCTATATCGAAAACATGTTTTCGGAGGTGCAGGGAGACTTTGCTTCGATCGGCCTGACGGATCCGAGGTCTGTCTTTACGGCGGTTCTCACGATGCCGGAGGGAGTGAAGATCCCCGACGATCCCGAGGTCTCCGCCGAGGGGCTGGGCGATTGCTTTGTTCTGGGGAAAACTTCCGTGGACGGACAAAAAATAACGGTCACGTTTACCCTGCGGGGCGGTCTGACGGATTATCAGAAACTGAAGGACGCGGTTGATTCCGCAGGAGTCGAATCGCCTCTGGCACAGGGAAAGAACACGATTTCACTGACTGTCGGAGGGCTCGGAACAGACGGCGGAAAAACGGCCGATGAGCAGAAACTGACGGTGACGGGAACGGTGAACGGGAACTTTTCGGCAGTGGCGAAGAAAAATGACGAGCTGAAACGGTTCCGCTTTTCCTGGAGCGCGACGCAGTCCGACACCGGAAGAGACGAAAATGCGACGGGGAAAGACACGATTCAGCACACACTGCTGATTTCCAAACCGATGGAGCTGATTCTCGGCGGCGACATCCTGATCGGAGAGGATACGGAGCATGAGGCGCTGCATCAGGTGAACGCCGGTGACACGGTTACATATACCGGAAGACTGGACGTATCCTCCATCAAGGAGCAGATACAGTCACTGAAGGACAACTACGGCGGGGATGCGGACAAAATCACGACCGACCGGGTCAGAAGCACATTTACGGCGGTCCTGACGATGGAGGACGGACTGGTTCTGCCGGAGAATCCGACCGCATCTCTGACAGACAACGATCTCTTCGAGATTCGCAGTGTGGAACGCGAGGGACAGCGCGTGACGATTGTCATGGGACTGAAAAAGGAGTATACAAAATTCTCCGATCTCTATCGGGATGTTACAGGTGTCAGCGATACGCTGGATATGAAGGTGCCGGGTGTGAAGATTCCTGCTGATACGAAAGGCGGAACGAAGCTGAAGGTTACCGGTGAGGTGACCGGAACCTTTACCGGCGAGGCGATCTCCGAGGCGGGGACGCTGAAGGCGTTCAATTACAGATGGAAGGCTGAGCAGACTGAAGAGGGCCGGGATTTCATGATTCAGGATCCGGACAGCAAAACGATTCAGTACACGATCAGCGTTGTGAAGAAGGCGCCGGACAAACCTGATACGCCGGATAAACCGGACAAACCGGACAAGCCGAATAAGCCAGATAAGCCGACGAATCCGGAAAAGAAAAAAGATGAGGGCGGCATAGGGCCGCTCACCGGAGATCAGACTTCTGTTCTTCTCTGGGGAGGAACAGCGCTGCTGGCGGTCCTGGCCGCGGCAGGGCTGATACTGAAGCGCAGAAGACGGTCATAA
- a CDS encoding Cna B-type domain-containing protein: MMKNKTQNMPCTYETESLLFATVSIYNIKYLMKGTKDMKKKGLGVMLSLLVVCSIAFQGVNVFVYAEDVNTTSTKNVTQEINSQVKIVKVNKEKVQDDQQQSAETEGDAENNIKSGALRLRNQTRRAPTVKTPAKNAKELTKVISDIKLWDTNEGRYVTKTNDTYQLVKGSSYRFETDFDLSAYNGDLENGDTFTLTVPEPFTVKDGTIALTHKETGIAIGAATVTSNGEGKGGTVKVTLQNLDKYLEKTGADEVRDLKGTFYVNFTASEIMTEKTVTYNTTETADVITHKITVKEKGTTDYTEAIGKANFSKFGGVLENRPYTSEKLGKSGNYVHPWYVRVNVRQASYNNITVVDSISKEHAPMQYIPETAKVIYGYYDSTYSFHKEGELTEGVDYSIEYNSSYTDFELKILNASSRMASNGKPASYQLSYSTTAPADGSTVANTVEVYGDETQLTVNTDSTQTSTTTIRNSKITEGGTITLDVGYRIVLYKVDESTGNMLAGAVFKVTTPGGEEITLPATDATGRTYSRIFTSQEASQGDFTITEVTAPDGFKLLKEPIKVKVGSEGAIKTISNEPKEISVKVNKKWIGKEGGAVTVHLYADGEDTGKAITLDAANGWADGFDGLRQYRTNGEEIKYTIKEDVPAGYEDKVTGSQKDGYTITNTNVEKISIPVKKSWVGKKTDSVTVKLLADKKDTGKTITLHEAGQWKGSFSDLPKYDSVDGHKINYTIEEVKLDGYNSVVCGTAETGFTVTNTITGKVSIPVTKTWVGKEGDSAEIRLYADGTEVDSVTLNKSNNWQHTFTNLEKYKDGEEINYTIKEDSIENYKSEITGNAASGYTVKNINTEKVSVPVTKQWVGKETDQVKVKLLADNVEKDTATLTANGNWKHTFKDLPKYDETDGHEIVYTIAEVKVDGYTTGISGTAENGFTITNTISGKVSVPVTKKWVGGATGNITVNLYADGKKIDTQKLSKDNHWQYTFKDLDQYKDGKEIAYTIKEEKVSGYTTAINGDAKKGFVITNTRDTPKTPANTPDTGDNSNLLLYGGIMIASLGFILFLIGKKRKQI, encoded by the coding sequence ATGATGAAGAACAAGACGCAAAATATGCCATGTACATATGAAACAGAAAGTCTACTTTTTGCGACAGTCTCTATTTACAATATCAAGTATTTAATGAAGGGAACGAAAGATATGAAGAAGAAAGGGTTAGGCGTAATGCTGTCTCTTCTGGTGGTGTGCAGTATTGCATTCCAGGGAGTGAATGTTTTTGTCTATGCGGAAGATGTTAATACGACATCAACAAAGAATGTAACGCAGGAGATCAATTCTCAGGTGAAAATCGTAAAAGTGAATAAAGAAAAGGTGCAGGATGATCAGCAACAGAGCGCAGAGACAGAAGGAGATGCAGAAAATAATATAAAATCAGGAGCTCTGCGTCTTAGAAATCAAACACGAAGAGCCCCGACAGTAAAAACTCCGGCCAAAAATGCGAAGGAATTGACAAAAGTCATTTCGGATATTAAATTGTGGGATACAAATGAAGGCCGGTATGTAACTAAAACGAATGATACTTATCAGCTGGTCAAGGGAAGCAGTTATCGCTTTGAAACGGATTTTGATCTGAGTGCCTATAACGGCGATCTGGAGAATGGAGATACCTTCACGTTGACGGTCCCAGAACCATTCACAGTCAAAGACGGAACGATTGCTCTTACACATAAAGAAACAGGAATTGCGATCGGCGCGGCGACTGTTACATCGAACGGAGAAGGAAAGGGCGGAACGGTTAAAGTAACATTACAGAATCTGGATAAATACTTGGAAAAAACAGGCGCGGATGAGGTCAGAGATTTAAAAGGAACATTCTATGTGAACTTCACGGCATCTGAAATTATGACAGAAAAGACCGTGACCTACAACACAACAGAGACGGCCGATGTAATCACTCATAAAATTACCGTAAAGGAAAAAGGAACAACCGACTACACGGAGGCGATCGGGAAAGCGAATTTCAGTAAGTTTGGAGGAGTTCTGGAAAACAGGCCGTACACTTCGGAGAAGTTGGGGAAAAGCGGAAATTACGTACATCCTTGGTATGTGAGAGTGAATGTCCGTCAGGCCTCGTATAACAACATTACGGTAGTGGATTCGATTTCAAAGGAACACGCCCCAATGCAATATATCCCCGAAACCGCGAAAGTGATATATGGATATTATGATTCCACGTATTCTTTCCATAAAGAAGGTGAATTAACAGAGGGCGTGGACTATTCGATTGAATACAATAGTTCTTATACGGATTTTGAACTGAAAATCCTGAACGCATCATCCCGGATGGCATCCAACGGAAAGCCGGCATCCTATCAATTGTCTTATAGCACAACTGCGCCGGCGGATGGATCGACAGTAGCAAATACCGTGGAAGTGTATGGGGATGAAACACAGCTTACTGTCAACACAGACAGCACGCAAACCAGCACCACGACCATCAGAAACTCAAAAATAACGGAAGGCGGGACTATCACGCTGGATGTCGGGTATAGGATTGTACTGTATAAAGTAGATGAGTCGACAGGAAACATGCTTGCCGGAGCAGTTTTTAAGGTAACAACACCAGGCGGCGAGGAAATTACGTTGCCGGCAACGGATGCTACCGGGCGTACTTATTCTCGCATATTCACTTCGCAGGAAGCATCGCAGGGTGATTTTACCATCACAGAGGTTACGGCGCCTGATGGATTCAAACTGCTGAAAGAGCCGATCAAAGTCAAGGTCGGGTCAGAGGGCGCGATTAAGACCATCAGCAATGAGCCAAAGGAAATTTCCGTCAAGGTAAATAAGAAATGGATCGGAAAGGAAGGCGGCGCAGTCACCGTACATCTTTATGCAGATGGTGAAGACACAGGCAAGGCTATTACCTTGGATGCAGCCAACGGCTGGGCAGACGGCTTTGACGGATTGAGGCAGTACCGGACGAATGGCGAGGAAATCAAATATACGATCAAAGAAGATGTTCCTGCCGGATATGAAGATAAGGTAACTGGTTCTCAGAAAGACGGTTATACCATCACTAACACCAATGTAGAAAAAATTTCCATTCCGGTAAAAAAGTCATGGGTGGGAAAGAAAACAGATTCTGTTACAGTAAAACTTCTTGCAGATAAGAAGGATACCGGAAAAACGATTACCCTGCATGAAGCCGGACAATGGAAAGGCAGTTTCAGTGACCTTCCGAAGTACGACAGCGTAGATGGACACAAGATCAATTACACTATCGAGGAAGTCAAATTGGATGGTTATAATAGCGTCGTCTGTGGAACAGCGGAAACCGGATTTACCGTAACCAATACAATCACCGGAAAAGTTTCGATACCGGTAACAAAGACGTGGGTCGGCAAGGAAGGCGATTCTGCTGAGATTCGTCTGTATGCGGACGGCACAGAAGTCGATTCTGTTACACTGAATAAATCAAATAACTGGCAGCATACTTTCACTAATCTTGAGAAGTATAAAGATGGGGAAGAAATCAACTATACGATCAAAGAAGATTCTATTGAAAATTACAAATCGGAAATCACTGGTAATGCAGCTTCCGGATATACCGTAAAGAACATTAATACGGAAAAGGTATCTGTGCCGGTAACCAAACAGTGGGTCGGCAAGGAAACCGATCAGGTCAAAGTGAAACTTCTGGCGGATAATGTTGAGAAAGATACGGCCACCTTGACAGCGAACGGAAACTGGAAGCATACATTCAAAGACCTTCCGAAATATGATGAAACGGATGGCCATGAGATTGTTTACACAATTGCTGAAGTGAAAGTAGATGGTTATACAACCGGCATTTCCGGTACAGCTGAAAATGGCTTTACCATCACAAATACTATTTCCGGCAAGGTATCTGTACCGGTGACGAAAAAGTGGGTTGGCGGCGCGACAGGCAACATTACTGTCAATCTCTACGCGGATGGCAAAAAGATAGATACACAGAAGCTGTCCAAGGATAATCACTGGCAATATACGTTCAAAGATCTTGATCAGTATAAGGATGGGAAGGAAATTGCCTACACCATCAAAGAAGAGAAAGTGTCCGGTTACACTACAGCGATCAATGGTGACGCCAAGAAGGGGTTCGTGATTACGAATACCAGGGACACGCCAAAGACGCCGGCCAATACGCCGGATACGGGAGACAACAGTAATCTTCTGCTATATGGAGGAATCATGATTGCTTCATTGGGATTCATTCTCTTCCTGATCGGTAAGAAAAGAAAACAGATATAA
- a CDS encoding TM1812 family CRISPR-associated protein: MKKTIICSIPMKENVDPVLYTSDDKFLPVADKKVRYPICAFLEKNMKPEDELKVLILVKKDRYGHYSRNTELFKQELEEANSEIGAAVKYTVIDTDFDEARSVHERLMGRIVDGLSTGSHIFADITYGPKDLPIVIFTALNFAEKFLECTVDSIVYGQASFVDGKAVDTKICDMVPLYCLGSITNTIRCTEPEKARSMLKSLLSL; encoded by the coding sequence ATGAAGAAAACAATTATTTGCAGTATTCCTATGAAGGAAAATGTTGATCCGGTGCTGTACACCAGCGATGACAAGTTCCTTCCTGTGGCAGATAAGAAGGTGCGCTATCCGATCTGTGCATTCCTTGAAAAAAACATGAAGCCGGAGGATGAGCTGAAGGTGCTGATTCTCGTAAAAAAGGATCGCTATGGTCATTACAGCAGAAATACTGAACTTTTTAAACAGGAGCTTGAGGAGGCCAATTCTGAGATTGGCGCTGCTGTCAAATATACAGTAATTGATACAGATTTTGACGAGGCGCGCTCTGTCCACGAGCGACTGATGGGCAGAATTGTGGACGGCTTATCGACTGGTTCGCATATCTTTGCGGATATAACTTATGGTCCCAAGGATCTGCCGATTGTGATTTTTACAGCTCTTAATTTCGCTGAGAAGTTTCTGGAGTGTACGGTTGATAGCATTGTATATGGGCAGGCAAGCTTCGTTGACGGGAAGGCAGTTGATACAAAAATCTGTGATATGGTCCCGCTGTATTGCCTCGGATCTATTACAAATACAATCCGCTGCACTGAGCCGGAAAAAGCCAGGTCTATGTTGAAGTCCCTTCTGTCTTTGTAA